The DNA window GCTTGCATCTCCGCTCGGCGATGAGACCCAGGCCGCGCAAACCGTCGAGGCGGCGATCGCCCGGATTTCGCGAATCGCCGAAGTGGCGGGCGTGGCGACGGGGCGTCCCGTCATTTTGCAGACCCTCGCGGACGATCCTGATGCCATTCAGTTCAACATGGACCTCGGCCTGCCGGGCAGCCCGCGCTTTCTGACTCATGAATTCAACCGGCGCCTGGTGCAGCAGGCGCGACAGGATTCGCGGCTTGTGCTTGATGTCAACGCGCTCGCTGGCCTGGTCGGACAATCCGCATGGTCGGCCGGACGCTATTGGTACGCCGCGAAATATCCATTCGCGACCGGCATGATCCCGCTCTACGCCGACAACGTCATGCGAATTCTCGCGGCACAGATGGGACGTTCGCGCCGCGTCCTGGTTCTGGATCTCGACAATACGATGTGGGGCGGCATCGTGGGCGACGACGGCATCGAAGGTCTCGCACTCGGCAACGGCAGCGCACTGGGCGAAGCCCATGCGGCGCTGCAGCGGATGGCGCTATCCCTGAAAGAGCGCGGAATCATTCTGTGTGTTTCGTCGAAGAACGATGAGGCGATCGCGCTCGACGCGTTCCGCAACCACCCCGAGATGATCCTGAAGGAAGACGACATCGTTGCCTTCCGGGTCAACTGGGATGACAAGGCGGCCAACATCAAGGCCATCGCCGACGCGATTGACCTCGGTCTCGACGCCTTCGTGTTCCTTGATGACAACCCGGCTGAACGCAAACGCGTTCGCGATGCGCTGCCGTCGGTTGCCGTTCCGGAATTGCCGGAAGACCCGAGCGACTGGCTGCCGGTATTTCAGGCGGCGAGATATTTCGAGCAAGCCGGCTTTTCAAAGGAAGACCGGCTCCGCGCCGGTTTCTATAAAGCCAACGCGCTGCGTGCCGCTCAAATGGAGCGGATCGGCGATCACGACGATTATCTGCGCTCGCTCGGGATGACGCTGTCGATCGCGCCTTTCGACAACGCGGGCCGCAAGCGAATCACCCAGCTGATCTCGAAATCAAACCAGTTCAACTTGACGACTCGCCGCTACAGCGAGGCTGAAATCGCGGCGATGCAATCTAACGCCGATATTTTTACATTGCAGGCACGCCTCGAAGACATCTTCGGCGACAATGGAATGATCTCGGCCGTCATTTGCCGTCAGGCCGGCCGGCGTTGGGAAGTTGATACCTGGATCATGTCTTGCCGCGTTCTTGGCAGACGTGTGGAAGAAGCCATTCTTCAGCACCTGGTCGAGCAGGCGCGCTCGAGGGGGATAACCGAGATCGTTGGACGCTATATTCCAACCGCCAAAAACGGCCTGGTTCGCGACCATTTCAGCAGGCTTGGTTTCGTCCAAACGGACTCTCAAGATGGCGAAACGACCTGGCAGCTTGCCGTAGGCAGTTATGCTGACAAAGATCTGCCGCTGAGAACCGATCCGCAGCGAGAACTGAAACTTGCTTCGGCGGGCGGATCCTAGAGAGACCCGCCAGCGCGGCGATTGATCCGGTTCTAGACATGTGTGAACCCCTCAAGTTCAGCCGGAATCGCGAGACGATGCGCCTCGCTCATCAGCCTTGGGCCGCGGATGATGCTGAACGCCGCTGCGGAAGGTAGGCCGAGGTGCGGCCAATGTTTCCTGCCACAGCTTCTCGGCGGCCTCTAGCGGGGCGATCTGAACATTCCCCCACCAGGCAATTTCATTGCCATGGTGATGCAGCTGCCGATGATGATCGCGACACAACGGTACCGTGAATTCATCGCTGACCTTGCGGCCGAGCGCCCTGGGTTCTGCGAATTTTACGTGATGGGCATCGCAAGGCGTGCGTTGGCAAACTAGGCAGGGCTGCTCTGCGACAAATCTCAGATGCGCCTTGTTTCGCTTTTGCGCGGTCTTGAGCAACGGCGTGACCTGATCATCGAGCCGCCCCGGCAGCGGCCCGACCGCGGCCTGATAGGCCGTTTCAACCATGCGGGCATCCTCGGCCGTGAGAGTGTTCTTAGTTGGCAGACGCCGGTGGGCCCATAGCGCCAGATCGTCGGCGCCATTGAGCTCTTTGATTTCGGCAACTAGCTGATCGCGCAGCACGGCCGAAGGCTCAGCTGATAGCACCGGCTTTGGCTGTCGCGGTTTGTGGATGGATCCGTTCGATTTGCGGGGAATTGGCCGGTTTTGGTGTGGATCCTCAGGCGGTTGAACCGTAGGGGATGGCTCGACCAGGAGGTCCGGCGCATCGAGATCGTCGTCGCCGGCAATCCCCACCAGCGCGAACAGCGCATAACGCCGCGCATAGGTCAGGGCCGCCCCCATCCGATGTGGGTTCGCGGTTTCGGTGATTGGGCAGACCGGCCAGTCCGACGAGATCCACTCTCCGGAGGCGTGGGCAAGCAGCGTCGTCAGCTGGATCTGGCCAGTGGCATGGTCGATGGCCGTGGTCTGGACCGTCGCGATCTCGTGCTCCCCTAGGCTCTTGCGCACGATCTCAAGGCCGCTGGCGAGCGAGGCATAGCGGAAGGTCCGGCTCTCTTCGCGGGGAAATGGCGAACGGATGGTGGCGATCACGTTCTTTTCCGGATTTAAGAGCTCACCCTGGGCCTTGGCCAAGGCTGCGGCGATAGCGCCGATGGTGTCACTGGAGCGGTGCATCGGCGGCCTCCAGGAGCTCAAAACTGATCGCGCCGGATTTGGAGCGCTTGGCCCGCAGACCGTGCCCCGTGGCCTCCCTGGCGTCTTCCGGCACCAGTTTTTTCAGATCGGCCTTGGCGCCCTCGTGCTCCTGATGGGCTGACCGGGAGCGGC is part of the Bradyrhizobium erythrophlei genome and encodes:
- a CDS encoding HAD-IIIC family phosphatase produces the protein MQALPWLPRPAGKIRDRIASLPAEPLEALLFLQSLAQAAWGEADLRLLGRKISAILKSAPANFAAETRKHGLAQVRILILSASTASHISDALIGTAIRFKFLLDVTVAEYEEPEPWLERNSRELKENPPDFVLVASDSRMLKLASPLGDETQAAQTVEAAIARISRIAEVAGVATGRPVILQTLADDPDAIQFNMDLGLPGSPRFLTHEFNRRLVQQARQDSRLVLDVNALAGLVGQSAWSAGRYWYAAKYPFATGMIPLYADNVMRILAAQMGRSRRVLVLDLDNTMWGGIVGDDGIEGLALGNGSALGEAHAALQRMALSLKERGIILCVSSKNDEAIALDAFRNHPEMILKEDDIVAFRVNWDDKAANIKAIADAIDLGLDAFVFLDDNPAERKRVRDALPSVAVPELPEDPSDWLPVFQAARYFEQAGFSKEDRLRAGFYKANALRAAQMERIGDHDDYLRSLGMTLSIAPFDNAGRKRITQLISKSNQFNLTTRRYSEAEIAAMQSNADIFTLQARLEDIFGDNGMISAVICRQAGRRWEVDTWIMSCRVLGRRVEEAILQHLVEQARSRGITEIVGRYIPTAKNGLVRDHFSRLGFVQTDSQDGETTWQLAVGSYADKDLPLRTDPQRELKLASAGGS
- a CDS encoding ERF family protein, whose translation is MHRSSDTIGAIAAALAKAQGELLNPEKNVIATIRSPFPREESRTFRYASLASGLEIVRKSLGEHEIATVQTTAIDHATGQIQLTTLLAHASGEWISSDWPVCPITETANPHRMGAALTYARRYALFALVGIAGDDDLDAPDLLVEPSPTVQPPEDPHQNRPIPRKSNGSIHKPRQPKPVLSAEPSAVLRDQLVAEIKELNGADDLALWAHRRLPTKNTLTAEDARMVETAYQAAVGPLPGRLDDQVTPLLKTAQKRNKAHLRFVAEQPCLVCQRTPCDAHHVKFAEPRALGRKVSDEFTVPLCRDHHRQLHHHGNEIAWWGNVQIAPLEAAEKLWQETLAAPRPTFRSGVQHHPRPKADERGASSRDSG